One Mycolicibacterium fortuitum subsp. fortuitum genomic window carries:
- a CDS encoding GAP family protein: MRTITLTASSRIRAALVEFSGGNGTEGMWPPAMWSTVLVMAVVAAVDPLRIGVVAFMLSRSRPVRLLLPFFLFAFTANVAVGAAVVFGFKNVTGDGGQTMPPGLEIGIGIAALAIGALSITGVLERLVMRVRTRRAAPVADPEADAPPGLSKLPGGMQTALRGEAPWAAGLLGLINGFPTPYYLAAMAAALTSGAAVTEQMAAMVVFNLVGFLAAIIPLISFLVAPSATRSAVERIYEWMGIHHRLVVAVIAGAVGVYFLVTGISHL; the protein is encoded by the coding sequence GTGCGCACGATCACGCTGACCGCATCGAGCCGGATTCGCGCGGCGCTGGTTGAATTCAGCGGAGGTAACGGAACTGAAGGGATGTGGCCGCCGGCGATGTGGAGCACCGTGCTGGTGATGGCCGTCGTGGCGGCAGTCGACCCGCTCAGAATCGGGGTCGTTGCCTTCATGCTGTCGCGGTCCCGGCCGGTGCGGTTGTTGCTGCCGTTCTTCCTGTTCGCCTTCACCGCCAATGTCGCGGTGGGCGCCGCGGTGGTGTTCGGGTTCAAGAACGTGACCGGCGACGGCGGCCAGACCATGCCCCCTGGCCTGGAGATCGGCATCGGGATCGCGGCGCTGGCGATCGGTGCCCTGTCGATCACAGGTGTGCTCGAACGCCTGGTCATGCGGGTGCGGACCCGCAGGGCCGCGCCCGTCGCAGACCCGGAGGCGGACGCACCGCCGGGACTGTCGAAATTGCCGGGCGGGATGCAGACCGCCTTGCGTGGCGAGGCGCCGTGGGCGGCCGGGCTGCTCGGCCTGATCAACGGTTTTCCCACCCCGTACTACCTGGCCGCGATGGCAGCCGCGCTGACCTCGGGCGCCGCGGTGACCGAACAGATGGCCGCGATGGTCGTGTTCAATCTGGTCGGATTCCTCGCCGCGATCATCCCGCTGATCAGTTTCCTGGTGGCACCGTCAGCCACCCGCTCCGCCGTCGAGCGCATCTACGAGTGGATGGGAATTCACCATCGACTCGTGGTCGCCGTGATCGCAGGCGCGGTCGGGGTGTACTTCCTGGTGACCGGAATCAGCCACCTGTGA
- a CDS encoding SRPBCC family protein, protein MARTYQCERVELDFIDRAPFRFVSTVDLAITAEQLFEVLSDETSWPHWATVITNVEWTSAEPRGVGTTRTVTMRGHIVGDEEFLAWEPFSHMAFRFNTSTSNAISAFAEDYRVVETPQGCHLTWVMAMKPSGLAGRLGMTLGQPVMAWLFQRFLHNLRRYTDERYGK, encoded by the coding sequence ATGGCCCGGACCTACCAGTGCGAACGCGTCGAGTTGGACTTCATCGACCGCGCACCGTTCCGCTTTGTCAGCACCGTCGATCTCGCCATCACCGCAGAGCAACTGTTCGAGGTGCTCAGCGACGAGACCTCCTGGCCGCACTGGGCCACCGTCATCACCAACGTGGAATGGACCAGCGCAGAACCCCGCGGCGTCGGCACCACCCGCACGGTGACGATGCGCGGACACATCGTCGGCGATGAGGAGTTCCTGGCCTGGGAACCCTTCTCCCACATGGCGTTCCGGTTCAACACCAGCACCTCGAACGCGATCTCGGCCTTTGCCGAGGATTATCGGGTGGTGGAAACACCGCAGGGCTGCCATCTGACCTGGGTGATGGCCATGAAGCCGAGCGGACTGGCGGGGCGGCTCGGGATGACGCTGGGTCAGCCCGTGATGGCATGGCTGTTCCAGCGGTTCCTGCACAACCTCCGCCGGTATACCGACGAGCGCTACGGCAAGTAG
- a CDS encoding nitroreductase family deazaflavin-dependent oxidoreductase: MTDIDPDFDKSELVADVAALDEFNRNVVEEFRANGGKVGGPFEGGTLLLLHTTGAKSGQPRLSPLAYLDVDGKILIVGSYAGGPKDPAWVHNLRANPKARIEIGTDAYDVTARELPADERDATYPKIVERAPVFAEYQAKTTRAIPLFELQRV; this comes from the coding sequence ATGACCGACATCGATCCTGATTTCGACAAGAGCGAACTGGTCGCCGACGTGGCGGCCCTCGACGAATTCAACCGCAACGTGGTCGAGGAGTTCAGGGCCAACGGCGGCAAGGTGGGCGGGCCTTTCGAGGGCGGCACCCTGTTGCTGCTGCACACCACGGGAGCCAAGTCGGGTCAGCCGCGGCTGTCGCCGCTGGCGTACCTGGACGTCGACGGCAAGATTCTGATCGTCGGCTCCTACGCGGGCGGGCCGAAGGACCCGGCGTGGGTGCACAACCTGCGGGCCAACCCGAAGGCCCGCATCGAGATCGGAACCGACGCCTACGACGTGACGGCCCGGGAATTGCCCGCCGACGAGCGCGACGCGACGTACCCCAAGATCGTCGAGCGGGCGCCGGTTTTCGCCGAGTACCAGGCCAAGACCACCCGGGCGATTCCGCTGTTCGAACTCCAGCGGGTGTAG
- a CDS encoding DUF389 domain-containing protein yields the protein MLHLRVIAPVDLRGPVLNVLHGEPGVTHIVVHAGAAIDPAGDEITADVAREAANDVVERLKSLDVHHFGAITIEPIDTVLSTSAHHAEDAADGDAGDAVIWDELVARTREESSLNVTFVLFLCIACLLAAVGVINDSAVTVVGAMVVGPEFGPLAALAVALVQRRMSLARRAGAALLIGFPLAMVVTGVATLGFEALGWVQLTSFSELTQVDFIFQVGPFSLVVALLAGAAGMLSLVSSKSAALVGVFISVTTVPAAGFAVVAATVGDWRVAGNSVLQLVVNLLGITVAGVIVLAVYRRTMARRAVTGG from the coding sequence GTGCTGCACTTACGCGTCATAGCGCCGGTGGATCTGCGTGGCCCTGTACTCAATGTCCTGCACGGTGAACCCGGCGTCACCCATATCGTGGTGCACGCCGGTGCCGCCATCGACCCGGCCGGCGACGAAATCACCGCCGACGTGGCCAGGGAAGCCGCCAACGACGTCGTCGAACGGCTGAAATCCCTTGACGTGCACCATTTCGGGGCTATCACCATCGAACCGATCGACACGGTGCTGTCCACCTCCGCCCATCACGCAGAGGATGCCGCGGACGGTGACGCGGGCGACGCGGTGATCTGGGATGAGCTGGTGGCACGGACTCGCGAGGAATCCAGCCTCAACGTGACCTTCGTGTTGTTCTTGTGTATCGCATGCCTGCTCGCCGCGGTCGGCGTGATCAACGACTCGGCCGTCACGGTGGTCGGCGCGATGGTGGTGGGCCCGGAATTCGGTCCGCTGGCGGCACTGGCGGTCGCGCTCGTGCAGCGGCGGATGTCACTGGCCCGCCGCGCCGGGGCGGCGCTGCTGATCGGGTTTCCGCTGGCGATGGTGGTCACCGGCGTGGCGACGCTCGGCTTCGAGGCGTTGGGCTGGGTACAGCTGACCAGCTTCAGCGAACTCACCCAGGTCGACTTCATCTTCCAGGTCGGCCCGTTCTCATTGGTGGTCGCGCTGCTGGCAGGCGCCGCTGGAATGCTGTCGCTGGTGTCCTCGAAATCCGCGGCGCTGGTGGGGGTGTTCATCTCGGTGACGACGGTGCCCGCCGCCGGCTTCGCGGTGGTGGCCGCGACGGTGGGCGACTGGCGCGTCGCCGGCAATTCCGTCCTGCAGCTGGTGGTCAACCTGCTCGGAATCACCGTGGCAGGCGTCATCGTCCTCGCGGTGTACCGGCGGACCATGGCCCGCCGCGCCGTCACAGGTGGCTGA
- a CDS encoding carboxylesterase/lipase family protein, which translates to MSVVAEHSTIAHTSLGRLRGTREGGVSVWRGVEYAQQPVGALRFLAPQPVVSWTGVRDAVEHGPLPPQGRSFVGGGRDDPKVRDEACLTVTVWSPDTGGSLPVMVWIPGGAFVYGAGQLQLYNGSRLAENGNVVVVNVTYRLGVFGGFELGDLGEGFDDNLCLRDQIAALQWVRDNIAAFGGDPEQVTVFGESAGATSVLALLASPAADGLFARAIAQSPALPLIAGREDRARQSRRFMQLLGVGAEQLKVLPQRQLRRAAGQLQLESAQQTPRLAYGLTHGVELLPRHPIEAARAGAVSAVPLIIGTNSHEASMFAWGKPPMLPTTLAGVEDYLRRHNPQARDRVLAAYPDFPRRRALIAFGSDVMFGAPTWAFADAYSAHAPTHVYRFDHTTWTLRVLGLGATHGSEIVHIQHSYGSYLGRKLHPLGRRVQPSVGRRMQRTWLDFARAEIADWPEYDTARRLTRVIRSTRDETISDPDAVRRQAWDGFG; encoded by the coding sequence GTGTCCGTCGTTGCGGAACATTCGACCATCGCCCACACCTCGCTGGGGCGGCTACGCGGTACCCGTGAAGGCGGGGTCAGCGTATGGCGGGGTGTCGAGTACGCCCAGCAGCCCGTCGGCGCGTTGCGTTTCCTGGCGCCACAACCGGTGGTGTCCTGGACCGGGGTGCGCGACGCCGTCGAGCACGGCCCGTTGCCGCCGCAAGGCCGGTCGTTCGTCGGAGGAGGCCGTGATGACCCCAAGGTGCGGGACGAGGCGTGCCTGACCGTGACGGTCTGGTCCCCGGACACCGGCGGGTCCCTGCCGGTGATGGTGTGGATCCCAGGCGGGGCCTTCGTGTACGGCGCCGGCCAGTTACAGCTGTACAACGGTTCACGGCTGGCTGAGAACGGCAACGTGGTGGTCGTCAACGTCACGTATCGGCTCGGCGTGTTCGGCGGATTCGAACTCGGCGATCTCGGTGAGGGATTCGACGACAATCTGTGCCTGCGCGACCAGATCGCCGCCCTCCAGTGGGTGCGTGACAACATCGCGGCGTTCGGTGGCGATCCCGAGCAGGTGACGGTGTTCGGCGAATCGGCCGGTGCCACATCGGTGTTGGCTCTGCTGGCCAGCCCGGCAGCCGACGGCCTGTTCGCCCGGGCCATCGCGCAAAGCCCGGCGTTGCCGCTGATCGCGGGCCGTGAAGACCGGGCCCGTCAGTCGCGTCGCTTCATGCAACTGCTCGGGGTGGGCGCCGAACAGCTCAAAGTCCTGCCGCAGCGGCAGCTGCGCCGAGCCGCCGGTCAGCTGCAGCTCGAGAGTGCCCAGCAGACACCGAGGTTGGCCTACGGGCTGACCCATGGGGTCGAATTGTTGCCTCGGCACCCGATCGAGGCGGCGCGTGCAGGCGCGGTGTCCGCGGTGCCTCTCATCATCGGCACCAACAGCCATGAGGCGTCGATGTTCGCCTGGGGCAAACCGCCCATGCTGCCCACGACGTTGGCGGGTGTCGAGGACTACCTCCGCCGCCACAACCCGCAGGCCAGGGACCGGGTGCTGGCCGCCTATCCGGATTTCCCGCGTCGTCGCGCGCTGATCGCATTTGGCTCCGACGTCATGTTCGGCGCACCCACCTGGGCGTTCGCCGATGCCTACAGTGCGCACGCACCGACGCACGTCTACCGGTTCGACCACACCACGTGGACGCTCAGGGTGCTGGGTCTCGGCGCCACCCACGGCAGCGAAATCGTGCACATCCAGCACAGCTACGGTTCGTATCTGGGGCGCAAGCTGCATCCGTTGGGCCGGAGGGTGCAGCCGTCGGTCGGCCGGCGGATGCAACGGACCTGGCTGGATTTCGCCCGGGCGGAGATCGCCGACTGGCCGGAATACGACACCGCACGGCGACTGACCCGGGTGATCCGCTCCACGCGCGACGAGACCATCTCCGATCCGGATGCGGTGCGACGCCAGGCGTGGGACGGCTTCGGCTAG
- a CDS encoding oxidoreductase → MTSPIAVIGPGAIGSTVAALLHAAGGEVLLCGRTPREGIEVRPDGHPPIHVPGPVHTDPSTVEGPLSVVFLAVKDTQNAQAAPWLDRLCDEKTVVCALQNGVEQIERVSAVGPHTDEDHVVPAAVWISSEMQPAGWVRLRSDARLVLPDTPAAATVADAVAGSAIAVEHDPDFRRAAWRKLLVNAVVGLMVLSDRRAGMFRRDDVAELARRYLAECLTVARADGADLGEEVVDEIIAMLAAAPEDLTTSMLTDHLAGRPLEWDIRNGVISRKAAAHGLPTPISDVIVPLLAAAGDGPG, encoded by the coding sequence ATGACGTCCCCCATCGCGGTCATCGGCCCCGGCGCCATCGGATCGACCGTCGCGGCGTTGTTGCACGCAGCCGGCGGGGAGGTTCTGTTGTGTGGACGCACCCCGCGCGAGGGCATCGAGGTGCGGCCCGACGGCCACCCGCCCATTCATGTACCGGGGCCCGTGCATACGGATCCGAGCACCGTGGAAGGGCCGCTTTCGGTGGTGTTTCTCGCTGTCAAAGACACCCAGAACGCGCAGGCAGCGCCGTGGCTTGATCGGCTGTGCGACGAGAAAACCGTGGTGTGCGCGCTACAGAACGGTGTCGAGCAGATCGAGCGGGTCAGTGCGGTCGGTCCGCACACCGACGAGGACCACGTCGTGCCCGCGGCGGTGTGGATCTCCTCGGAGATGCAGCCCGCTGGGTGGGTGCGGTTGCGCAGCGACGCTCGCCTGGTGCTGCCCGACACACCCGCGGCCGCGACGGTGGCCGACGCTGTGGCCGGCAGCGCGATCGCCGTCGAACACGACCCCGATTTCCGCCGCGCGGCCTGGCGCAAGCTGCTGGTCAATGCCGTGGTGGGGTTGATGGTGTTGTCGGACCGGCGGGCGGGCATGTTTCGCCGTGACGACGTGGCCGAACTGGCGCGGCGTTACCTGGCCGAATGCCTGACCGTGGCCCGTGCCGACGGCGCTGATCTCGGTGAAGAGGTGGTCGACGAGATCATCGCCATGTTGGCCGCGGCACCCGAAGACCTGACCACGTCGATGCTGACCGACCATCTGGCCGGCCGACCGCTCGAGTGGGATATCCGCAACGGGGTGATCAGCCGCAAGGCAGCCGCACACGGCCTGCCCACCCCGATCAGCGACGTGATCGTTCCGCTGTTGGCAGCGGCCGGGGACGGGCCGGGCTGA
- a CDS encoding thiolase family protein produces MTGYAERDAVIVGAVRTPIGKGKANGALHGVLPADLLAHSLRELITRTGVDPVLVDDVIAGAVTQVGDQAVNVARNALLGAGFPETVPGTTVDRQCGSSQQAISFAAQGVLAGAYDIVIAAGVESMSRVPMGSSVLPGSDPFGLDMAARYPEGLVPQGISAELIAAKWSFSRAQLDEFSAGSHEKAARATKEGLFDAELAPIAGLSTDEIIRPGTTVETLSGLKPAFYNEAYAARFPQINWEITPGNSSPLSDGSAAVMITSGATAKKLGLKPLARIHTTTVVGSDPLYMLTGVIPATEKVLTRAGLTLADIDLFEVNEAFAPVVLAWAHDIGADLGKTNVNGGAIAIGHPLGASGARIMTTLVNALQQRGGRYGLQTMCEGGGMANATIIERL; encoded by the coding sequence ATGACCGGATATGCAGAACGTGACGCAGTCATCGTCGGAGCGGTCCGAACCCCGATCGGCAAAGGCAAGGCCAATGGCGCACTGCACGGCGTCCTACCCGCGGATCTGCTGGCCCACAGCCTGCGTGAGCTGATCACCCGCACCGGTGTCGACCCCGTACTCGTCGACGACGTCATCGCCGGGGCCGTCACGCAAGTGGGCGATCAAGCCGTGAATGTGGCCCGCAACGCCCTGCTGGGCGCCGGGTTCCCCGAAACCGTCCCCGGCACCACCGTGGACCGCCAGTGCGGCAGCAGCCAGCAGGCGATCAGCTTCGCCGCCCAGGGCGTGCTGGCCGGCGCCTACGACATCGTGATCGCCGCAGGTGTCGAATCGATGTCCCGGGTGCCGATGGGTTCATCGGTGCTTCCGGGCAGCGACCCGTTCGGCCTGGACATGGCCGCCCGCTACCCGGAAGGGCTTGTGCCCCAAGGAATCAGCGCCGAGCTGATCGCGGCCAAGTGGAGTTTCTCCCGCGCCCAGCTCGACGAGTTCTCGGCAGGCAGCCACGAGAAGGCAGCGCGGGCCACCAAAGAGGGTCTGTTCGACGCCGAACTCGCGCCGATCGCCGGGCTGAGCACCGACGAGATCATCCGGCCGGGAACGACAGTGGAGACCTTGTCCGGGTTGAAGCCCGCGTTCTACAACGAGGCCTACGCCGCGCGGTTCCCGCAGATCAACTGGGAGATCACCCCGGGTAACTCGTCACCGCTCTCGGACGGCAGCGCGGCGGTGATGATCACCAGCGGAGCGACGGCCAAGAAGCTCGGTCTGAAACCGCTGGCGCGCATCCACACCACCACCGTCGTCGGGTCCGACCCGCTCTACATGCTGACCGGTGTCATCCCGGCCACCGAGAAGGTGTTGACGCGTGCGGGTTTGACGCTGGCCGACATCGACCTGTTCGAGGTCAACGAGGCGTTCGCCCCGGTAGTGCTGGCCTGGGCGCACGACATTGGTGCCGATCTGGGCAAGACGAACGTCAACGGCGGGGCGATCGCGATCGGTCACCCGCTGGGCGCCAGCGGGGCGCGCATCATGACCACCCTGGTCAATGCCCTGCAACAGCGCGGCGGGCGCTACGGCCTGCAGACGATGTGTGAGGGCGGCGGCATGGCCAACGCCACCATCATCGAACGGCTGTAG
- a CDS encoding winged helix-turn-helix transcriptional regulator translates to MGFDSVGMLQGKLADRDAWSAVGHCPIERTMAFAGTKSAMLIMREAFYGTTRFDDFARRVGITKAATSARLSDLVAAGLLAKRPYREPGQRERDEYVLTESGTDFMPVVWAMFEWGRKHLGDTGLRLAHDGCGAVAGVEIRCEEGHQVPPEELVVRYQR, encoded by the coding sequence ATGGGGTTTGATTCCGTGGGAATGCTGCAGGGCAAGCTGGCCGACCGCGATGCCTGGTCGGCAGTGGGGCACTGTCCGATCGAGAGAACCATGGCTTTCGCGGGCACCAAGTCGGCGATGCTGATCATGCGCGAGGCCTTCTACGGCACCACCCGCTTCGACGACTTCGCCCGAAGGGTCGGCATCACCAAGGCCGCAACCTCGGCACGGCTGTCCGACCTCGTGGCCGCCGGACTGCTGGCCAAGCGGCCCTATCGCGAACCCGGTCAGCGGGAACGCGACGAATACGTGCTCACCGAATCCGGAACCGACTTCATGCCCGTGGTGTGGGCCATGTTCGAGTGGGGCCGCAAACACCTCGGCGACACCGGGCTGCGGCTTGCCCACGACGGGTGCGGCGCAGTGGCCGGCGTCGAGATTCGTTGCGAGGAAGGACACCAGGTGCCGCCGGAGGAGCTCGTCGTGCGCTACCAGCGTTGA
- the aspS gene encoding aspartate--tRNA ligase — MLRSHAAGSLRAADAGQTVTLAGWVARRRDHGGVIFIDLRDASGVSQVVFREGDVLAAAHRLRAEFCIAVTGVVEVRPEGNENPDIPTGKIEVNATSLTVLSESAPLPFQLDETAGEEARLKYRYLDLRREGPGNAIRLRSKVNAAARGVLAEHDFVEIETPTLTRSTPEGARDFLVPARLQPGSFYALPQSPQLFKQLLMVAGMERYYQIARCYRDEDFRADRQPEFTQLDMELSFVDADDVMGIAEQVLKAVWSTIGYDLPLPLPRISYEEAMRRFGSDKPDLRFEVELIECTEYFKDTPFRVFQAPYVGAVVMSGGASQPRRTLDGWQEFAKQRGHKGLAYVLIGEDGTLGGPVAKNLTDAERDGLAAHVGAKPGDCVFFAAGPARTARALLGATRIEIAKRLDLIDPSAWAFTWVVDFPMFEPADVATASGDVAVGSGAWTAVHHAFTAPKVESEDTFDTDPGSALSDAYDIVCNGNEIGGGSIRIHRRDIQERVFAMMGIDHDEAQDKFGFLLDAFAFGAPPHGGIAFGWDRITALLAGVDSIREVIAFPKSGGGVDPLTDAPAPITPQQRKESGIDAKPEELKKS; from the coding sequence GTGCTGCGCAGTCATGCCGCCGGTTCATTGCGGGCCGCGGATGCCGGTCAAACGGTCACCTTGGCGGGATGGGTGGCGCGTCGCCGTGATCACGGTGGCGTCATCTTCATCGACCTGCGCGACGCGTCCGGAGTGTCGCAGGTGGTGTTCCGCGAGGGTGACGTGCTCGCCGCCGCCCACCGGTTGCGCGCCGAGTTCTGCATCGCCGTCACCGGCGTGGTGGAGGTCCGTCCCGAGGGCAACGAGAACCCCGACATCCCGACCGGCAAGATCGAGGTGAACGCCACCTCGCTGACCGTGCTTTCCGAGAGCGCCCCGTTGCCGTTCCAGCTCGACGAGACCGCAGGTGAGGAAGCCCGGCTCAAGTACCGCTACCTGGACCTGCGCCGTGAGGGCCCGGGTAACGCAATCCGGTTGCGCTCCAAGGTGAATGCGGCTGCCCGCGGCGTGCTGGCCGAGCACGACTTCGTCGAGATCGAGACACCGACGCTGACGCGTTCGACTCCGGAGGGCGCCCGTGACTTCCTGGTGCCCGCGCGCCTGCAGCCCGGCTCGTTCTACGCGCTGCCGCAGAGCCCGCAGCTGTTCAAGCAGCTGCTCATGGTGGCGGGCATGGAGCGCTACTACCAGATCGCCCGCTGCTACCGCGACGAGGACTTCCGCGCCGACCGCCAGCCCGAGTTCACCCAGCTGGACATGGAGCTCAGCTTCGTCGACGCCGACGATGTCATGGGAATCGCCGAACAGGTGCTCAAGGCGGTCTGGTCGACCATCGGCTATGACCTGCCGCTGCCGTTGCCTCGCATCAGCTACGAAGAGGCGATGCGCCGGTTCGGTTCCGACAAGCCCGACCTGCGGTTCGAAGTCGAACTCATCGAGTGCACCGAGTACTTCAAGGACACCCCGTTCCGGGTGTTCCAGGCGCCGTACGTCGGCGCTGTGGTGATGTCCGGAGGGGCATCGCAGCCGCGTCGCACCCTCGACGGCTGGCAGGAATTCGCCAAGCAGCGCGGCCACAAGGGCCTGGCCTATGTGCTGATCGGGGAGGACGGCACGCTGGGCGGCCCGGTGGCCAAGAATCTCACCGACGCCGAGCGTGACGGCCTGGCCGCCCATGTCGGTGCCAAGCCCGGTGACTGTGTGTTCTTCGCTGCCGGCCCGGCCCGTACGGCGCGAGCGCTTTTGGGTGCCACCCGCATCGAGATCGCCAAGCGCCTGGACCTGATCGATCCGTCGGCCTGGGCGTTCACCTGGGTGGTCGACTTCCCGATGTTCGAGCCGGCCGACGTGGCGACGGCCTCGGGCGACGTGGCCGTGGGGTCGGGTGCCTGGACGGCAGTGCACCACGCCTTCACCGCACCGAAGGTCGAATCGGAGGACACCTTCGACACCGACCCCGGCAGCGCGCTGTCCGATGCCTACGACATCGTCTGCAACGGCAACGAGATCGGCGGCGGCTCGATCCGTATCCACCGGCGCGACATCCAGGAGCGGGTGTTCGCGATGATGGGCATCGACCACGATGAAGCCCAGGACAAGTTCGGGTTCCTGTTGGACGCCTTCGCCTTCGGGGCGCCGCCGCACGGCGGCATCGCGTTCGGCTGGGACCGCATCACCGCGCTGCTGGCCGGGGTGGACTCGATCCGCGAGGTCATCGCGTTCCCCAAGTCCGGCGGCGGTGTCGACCCGCTGACCGATGCGCCTGCGCCGATCACCCCGCAACAGCGCAAGGAATCGGGAATAGACGCCAAGCCCGAGGAGCTCAAGAAGTCATGA